A genomic segment from Saccharicrinis carchari encodes:
- a CDS encoding site-specific DNA-methyltransferase, which translates to MENIQDLMPNSHDWNKERLETLKQMFPDLFTNEGQLNINELKKVVDPSSVAETERYEFRWFGKSNAKRNAFTPSNATLIYDEQRSVNPTESENLIIEGENLEVLKLLSGSYREKIKCIYIDPPYNKDKDFVYKDTWKLDIKAYWELNGVFRDGVKVDTNSDTDGRYHSNWLNMMYSRLLISRQLLKEDGVIFISIDDTEIHHLRKMCDEVFGERNFLTQFSWRTDGNFDNQAKFKKCHEYIVVYAKNEELFPAPPVVDPGTNDDSKLFLEEIRNTIVKNGPKNPVSEVKLPIGFPSDIKNGTIDKREKSWPNYLNDAIITDGKLQSETIVKSGWSSKDLLIEFIENNCQPITDSKGQETKFVISNSGAIEVVKIRSDKQSHVITVLNGLGGPQKASAELEKIEVVFDGYPKPIELIQYFIKMNEYEEDQIFLDFFAGSGTLGHAMFKLNEEEGTNRRFILVQLPEATEANSKAKSSGFEKISDITIERNKRVVEKIIEEKKNKQPDLFNNGDAEEATKGLGFKVFKLTKSNFPRVEFAPDPNKTDEENIELFKKYISDKEAQLVTAFNRDELLTEILLKNNFTLNYRTEKQEQFKKNEILHVTDGEKETLICLDIIIDMETVEHFKTNTEQKFICLERALDTTKKYNLKHYMGDKFIAF; encoded by the coding sequence ATGGAAAATATACAAGACTTAATGCCTAACAGTCACGATTGGAACAAAGAGCGTTTAGAAACTTTAAAGCAAATGTTTCCTGACCTGTTTACAAACGAAGGGCAATTAAATATAAATGAACTAAAAAAAGTTGTAGACCCTAGCAGTGTTGCCGAAACAGAACGTTATGAGTTTCGTTGGTTTGGCAAAAGCAATGCTAAACGTAATGCCTTTACTCCAAGCAATGCAACCCTAATTTATGATGAGCAACGAAGCGTAAATCCAACCGAGAGCGAAAACCTGATAATTGAAGGTGAAAACCTTGAAGTGCTAAAGCTTTTAAGCGGAAGCTATCGTGAAAAAATAAAATGCATATATATAGACCCTCCATATAACAAGGATAAAGATTTCGTTTACAAAGACACATGGAAACTAGACATAAAGGCTTATTGGGAATTAAATGGAGTTTTCAGAGATGGTGTTAAAGTTGATACAAATTCAGATACAGATGGTCGTTATCATAGTAATTGGCTAAATATGATGTATAGTCGTCTTTTGATATCAAGACAGCTCCTTAAAGAAGATGGTGTTATTTTTATATCAATTGATGATACTGAAATCCATCATCTTCGAAAAATGTGTGATGAAGTTTTTGGAGAACGAAATTTTCTTACTCAATTTTCATGGAGAACAGATGGGAATTTTGATAACCAAGCGAAATTCAAAAAATGCCATGAATATATTGTTGTTTATGCAAAAAATGAAGAATTATTTCCTGCACCACCAGTTGTAGACCCAGGCACAAATGATGATAGTAAGTTATTCTTGGAAGAAATTAGAAATACGATTGTCAAAAATGGACCAAAAAATCCAGTTAGCGAAGTTAAATTACCAATAGGTTTTCCATCTGATATCAAGAATGGAACTATTGATAAAAGAGAAAAATCTTGGCCAAATTATTTAAATGATGCTATAATAACAGATGGAAAACTTCAGTCAGAAACAATTGTAAAAAGTGGATGGAGTTCAAAGGATTTATTAATTGAATTTATTGAAAATAATTGCCAACCTATAACTGATTCCAAAGGGCAAGAAACCAAGTTTGTTATATCTAATTCTGGTGCTATTGAAGTTGTCAAAATACGTTCAGATAAGCAAAGCCACGTAATAACGGTACTTAATGGTTTAGGTGGCCCACAAAAGGCTTCAGCTGAATTAGAAAAAATTGAAGTTGTTTTTGACGGTTATCCAAAACCAATAGAGTTAATTCAATATTTTATTAAAATGAATGAGTATGAAGAAGACCAAATCTTTTTAGATTTTTTTGCAGGTTCTGGAACTTTAGGTCATGCTATGTTTAAATTGAATGAGGAAGAAGGAACTAACAGACGTTTTATTTTAGTCCAACTTCCTGAAGCAACTGAAGCCAACAGTAAAGCCAAATCATCAGGTTTTGAAAAAATAAGCGACATTACAATAGAACGAAATAAGCGTGTTGTTGAAAAAATCATTGAAGAAAAGAAAAATAAACAACCCGATTTGTTCAACAATGGCGATGCAGAAGAAGCAACAAAAGGATTAGGTTTTAAAGTATTCAAACTGACAAAATCAAACTTCCCACGAGTTGAATTTGCACCAGACCCAAACAAAACAGATGAAGAAAATATAGAGCTTTTTAAAAAATACATTTCAGACAAAGAAGCACAACTGGTTACCGCTTTTAACCGTGATGAATTATTAACAGAGATATTACTTAAAAATAATTTTACGCTCAATTACAGAACCGAGAAACAAGAGCAATTCAAAAAGAATGAAATTCTTCATGTTACCGATGGAGAAAAGGAAACCCTTATTTGCCTTGATATAATAATAGATATGGAAACGGTAGAACATTTCAAAACCAATACCGAACAGAAATTTATCTGTCTTGAAAGAGCTTTAGATACAACAAAGAAATACAACCTAAAACACTACATGGGCGATAAATTTATTGCGTTTTAA
- a CDS encoding ParB N-terminal domain-containing protein, with protein MKNEWINKKRERSVNSLKLWSDNPRLNPSNEYVRLSDYINEIISNDFDKNEFIRLVKSIVDRDFLSFDPVVVWQKEKDGPYTVIEGNRRVIALKLLREPHKAPKAIKQTIAKLAQGAKNKDFLEKIPVLIAPSFEDIEWYLHERHNQSGLMRKWSREQQLNAIYDLYEKYNGDIASLIRISGLSQGDIEGHIRVIKLKNYIHNLKDLLSDEEYSTAVSHRFPISTLERWFSNTEVRKRWNINYDGVNVNVETEEDDFKKAYSQLVKWMLADEKAENKINSRTIRNAEQIVHFLDKFEKVNKSDVPISFTERKNNGTVAKDVVKPQTASPITKNNKRTKLIDNKYSLTTTDLRLLDIFEELKNIPLRWKNAISASIRVILDISVRNYIINNNLEADICKKYKTALVNITLQQRLDFLKDKLPKKQNDILAKLLNYENEFSLSVLNGFVHGSDTHHLDAGFLNRFWDFLFPLFKEILDISEVENK; from the coding sequence ATGAAAAATGAATGGATTAATAAAAAAAGAGAACGGTCTGTTAACAGTTTAAAGCTTTGGAGTGATAATCCTCGCTTAAACCCAAGCAATGAGTATGTCAGGCTGTCAGATTATATTAATGAAATAATTTCAAATGATTTTGATAAAAATGAATTTATCAGACTTGTAAAATCAATTGTTGATAGAGATTTTCTTTCTTTTGACCCTGTTGTCGTTTGGCAAAAAGAAAAGGATGGACCTTATACTGTCATTGAAGGTAATCGAAGAGTAATTGCCTTAAAACTTTTACGTGAACCCCATAAAGCTCCAAAAGCTATAAAACAAACGATAGCTAAACTTGCTCAAGGAGCTAAGAATAAAGATTTTCTTGAAAAAATACCAGTCCTGATAGCTCCATCATTTGAAGATATAGAATGGTACTTGCATGAAAGGCATAATCAATCTGGTCTTATGCGTAAATGGAGTAGAGAACAACAGCTCAATGCAATTTATGATTTGTATGAAAAATACAATGGTGATATAGCTAGCCTTATCCGTATTTCAGGTTTAAGTCAAGGTGATATTGAAGGGCATATAAGAGTTATTAAACTTAAAAACTACATTCACAATCTAAAAGATTTGTTAAGCGACGAGGAATATTCCACGGCTGTATCACATCGTTTCCCAATTTCAACATTGGAAAGATGGTTTTCTAATACAGAAGTTCGAAAGAGATGGAATATTAACTATGATGGTGTAAATGTTAATGTAGAAACAGAAGAAGATGATTTTAAGAAAGCGTATTCTCAGCTGGTGAAATGGATGTTAGCAGATGAAAAGGCAGAGAATAAAATTAACTCTCGAACAATTCGCAATGCTGAACAAATAGTCCATTTCTTGGATAAATTTGAAAAAGTTAATAAGTCAGATGTTCCTATTTCTTTTACAGAAAGAAAAAACAATGGTACTGTTGCAAAAGATGTAGTAAAACCACAAACGGCTTCTCCTATTACCAAGAATAATAAACGAACCAAACTAATTGATAATAAATACTCATTAACAACTACTGATTTACGTTTGTTGGATATCTTTGAAGAGCTTAAGAATATTCCTTTAAGATGGAAAAATGCAATATCAGCATCCATTCGTGTTATACTTGATATTTCTGTAAGAAATTATATTATCAATAACAATCTTGAAGCAGATATTTGTAAAAAATACAAAACAGCTTTAGTCAATATAACTCTACAGCAGAGACTTGACTTTTTAAAGGACAAACTACCTAAGAAACAAAATGATATACTAGCAAAACTATTGAATTATGAAAATGAATTTAGCCTTTCTGTTTTAAATGGTTTTGTTCATGGTTCTGACACACATCATTTAGATGCAGGTTTCTTAAATCGTTTTTGGGACTTTTTGTTTCCTCTGTTCAAGGAGATTTTAGATATTAGCGAAGTTGAAAATAAGTAG
- a CDS encoding DNA adenine methylase produces MVNTPLRYPGGKSVMTNFFKEFIKLNDMKNVIYAEPYAGGAGAGINLLLEGVVKRIYINDASKPIFAFWYSLIECSEAFMELFENVEITLEEWFRCKNIFQNSDSISTDNKNDMLALGFATFFMNRCNRSGVLNAGPIGGNSLEAQLQANYKIDARFKKDFLREKLYNIIANKKNIKIFNDDALYFLKYRIKAPIPTERQKDVLIYLDPPYYVQGSSLYMNYYKHDDHFKLSKYLKRESFFKWILSYDDVEEVSEMYRSYNQYTFALSYTVQQKKKGSELLIHSRNSIIPHLIQSKKSKRKEISLIQKIILKE; encoded by the coding sequence ATGGTAAATACTCCTTTAAGATACCCAGGTGGAAAATCCGTAATGACAAATTTTTTCAAAGAGTTTATTAAACTCAATGACATGAAAAATGTCATATATGCAGAACCTTACGCAGGCGGTGCAGGGGCTGGAATCAATTTATTATTGGAGGGTGTCGTTAAGCGAATTTATATCAATGATGCAAGTAAACCGATATTTGCTTTTTGGTATAGTTTAATTGAGTGTAGTGAAGCTTTTATGGAGCTATTTGAAAATGTGGAAATAACTTTAGAAGAATGGTTTAGATGTAAAAATATTTTTCAGAATTCAGATTCTATTTCAACTGATAATAAAAATGATATGTTGGCTTTAGGGTTTGCAACATTTTTCATGAACAGATGTAATCGTTCAGGTGTTTTAAATGCAGGTCCGATTGGAGGGAATAGCTTGGAGGCCCAGTTACAAGCCAATTATAAAATTGACGCACGTTTCAAGAAGGATTTTTTGCGAGAAAAGCTTTATAATATTATTGCCAATAAGAAAAATATAAAAATATTTAATGATGATGCTTTGTATTTTCTAAAATATAGGATAAAAGCACCAATCCCAACCGAAAGGCAAAAAGATGTTTTAATTTATTTAGACCCTCCTTATTATGTGCAAGGTTCAAGTTTATATATGAATTATTATAAACATGATGACCATTTTAAGCTTTCTAAATATTTGAAAAGAGAAAGTTTCTTTAAGTGGATTCTTTCTTATGATGATGTTGAAGAGGTGAGTGAAATGTATCGTTCATATAATCAGTACACTTTTGCTTTATCATATACTGTTCAGCAAAAGAAAAAAGGTAGTGAATTGTTAATTCATTCTAGAAATTCAATAATTCCACATTTAATACAGTCGAAAAAAAGTAAACGAAAAGAAATTAGTTTAATTCAGAAAATTATTTTAAAAGAATAA